GTTTTTAAGATGGGTGAAGAAGATCTGGCTCTTGAAGTCAAAAGGCATTTGCTGAAAAATAGATATCTCATTGTTTTGGACGATGTATGGGACATTGATGCATGGAACGGATTGGAAGCCTCATTCCCTGATGCTAGAAATGGAAGTAGAGTTATCTTGACAAGTCGGCTCCGTGGTGTTGCTCCGCAAGACAAACTCGACCATGAACCATATTCTCTTCGTCAACTCACTCCTAATGAGACCTGGGATTTGCTAAAATTGAAGTTATACCCTGGACAAGATTTGGCTCCTCCAGAACTACGTGAAATTCGACAAGTAGTCATGGAAATGTGTCAAGGACTACCTCTTACGGTTGTCATTCTTGCCGGAATTCTCTCAAGGATGGACCGATATGGTTGGAAAGAAGCTGTGGAAGGTTTAAGTTCAAGGAATGTTTCTAGTACAGAACAATGTACCGCTACATTGGAGCTGAGTTACAAACATTTACCTGATACTTTGAAGgcatgttttctttattttggagcCTTTCCAGAAGACCGTGAACACAATACCAAGAGGTTGATTTCTCTTTGGGTCGCAGAAGGTTTTGTTCAAAAAACTCATCCCAAGAGATCAGAGGATGTGGGAAATGATTACCTGATGGAACTTATTAGCAGAAGCTTGGTCATAGTTTCGAAACCAAGATCCATTGATGGGGTCAAAGCTTGTCGCATTCACGATTTGTTATATGAGTTTTGTGTGACAAAAGCCAAAGAAGAAAAGCTTTTGCAGCAGGTACGTAGGTATGATGACTTGTCTGCTTTCACTGTGCCATGCTACCCACGCCGCTTATGCATTATTGATTCTAAGCTCGAGCACTTTGACAACTTGAGGTTATTTTCTCCTGCCATACGCAGTCTATTATTATTCAGTCACAATGAAGACAGTATTAGTTTTGACCTCCGATTCATTTTTCACATCATCAAACTTGTTAGAGTGTTAGATTTGAGCCAAACTGGACTCGACCCCTTTCCTAGAGAGGTAGAACTGCTTGTTCACTGCGCTACTTGGCGATTCTAGGTCGAGGTAAAATCAGTCTCCCATCATCAGTATGCAATCTCCCGAACTTGGAAACTTTGATTTGGCGAAATTCTTCAACTCATCGTTCAGTTTCACTACCAGATACCATATGGAACCTGAAGAAACTAAGGCATTTACAGCTAATTGATGAGGTCGATAAgcattattgtttttttttccctagaGACAATCTTGACAACTCGTCACAGTTGCGTGACTTAGATTTCTTGTCCTGTTTGTCTCTCGATCCTGAGGAAAACATCAGCAGCTGTTGAGAAAGTTTCCAAATATCCGCAAGCTGAGATGCTCTGTCAATCTCAAGCCAGATGTTCAATATCATGTAGTAATGGATTGTCTAAGTCAGTTGGAATCACTCAGTCTGAGTTGCGTTATTTATGGAGGTGACCGATATCAGTTAGATTTCCAATTTCCTTTGACTATTAAAAAATTGACCCTATCTTATTTTCGCATGCCATGGAGCAAAATGGCAGCAATTGGAAATCTACCCAATCTTGAGGTGCTCAAATTACTCAAACAAGCCTTTGAGGGGGAAATATGGGAAATGGAACTAGAGAAGTTCCCTAAAGTTCGTTTCTTGAaattagcttccttgaacattGCGAAGTGGACAGCCTCCTCCGAGTACGACGAGCAGGACTATTTTCCTGGTCTCCAGAAGTTAGTATTGGATCGCTGTGGAGCATTGCAGGAGATCCCTTCTTGTTTGAGAAATAGTTCTGCCCTTGAAATAATTGAGGTGTCAAAATGTCCCAACTGTACCAGTTCATTAGAAGAAATTCAGGAAGAGCAAAGAAGCAACGGAAATACCGATCTGAAGGTCCTTATCTCATAATGGACGATTGATCTCCTCAAGTAAGTTTTGTAAGTCCTTTACTTATGTACTGCTACGGGTTATGTGTATCTGTTTAGCATCAAGATCAAgttgttctttttcttaattAGTTCTGGAAAGCAGCAAGTTTTTGGGGGAGATCCCTTCTTGTTAGGAAAATCTATCAACTCTTGAAATACTTGAGGTGTCTAAATGTCCCAACCGTACCAGTTCATTGGAGGAAATTCAGGAAGAGCAATTAAGCAGGGGAAATACACTGATCTGAAGATCCTTATTTCATGATGGATGATTGATCTTTTCAAGTGTGTTTGGTTTGGTTGGGAAGCCACTTCATTCTACTTTTCTTTATTAACCCTTTACATCTGCACACATACTGGTTATGTTGTGTCTTGTTTTCTTTGCAAATTTCTTGTTATTCCTGTGGCCGAATCTTGTACTCGGACATATACGTACCCCAAATACTCTCTGGAAAGCAATTTTTCAATAGTTGTACTCTGCTTCCACAACTGAGTTTGCAAATTTTCCAAGAACTTATTTGTCTTTATTGGTTTGAACTTTGAATTACAATAATATACTATTAACGAAATAACTTTTGATACCAAGATTGATTGTTGTACAAAATGAAGGAAGAAACccaacatttaaaaaaaaaaaaaaaaaaaacccttctaTCCATCCCTAACATTAAAGAGAAACCAAGTTAAGAGAGTTAATTGTGCTAACTTCACTTGAGCCATAGCCCTAAAATGTCTCTTTATTGCTTTAGaaagattatgaaactttttgtAAAGATGTTTATCAAACGTTTTAAATTGTTCTAAAATTATATCTTAAAAATTACtgtataattttcaaaatacaaaaggcctCCCAATTACTGTAGAGGGCAAGGTATAAGTGGAACATTTTTTAAGAGATTTTAGCATAATTTTTAGGGCCACCCCACCTTATATAGTTTCACGGGAAATGATGGCACCAAAGATGGACCTGGAGCTGGAAGGGATCCTCCAAGTCCAGATACTCTTATCCAAAGATTTAGATAATTCTCCTGTTCATCcttaaaattctaaaaattttcaaaaagccctttaaatttgaatattttgGAGCCGCAACTATATATTCTAGTTTGCCAAAAATCTACTCATATTATCTCTACCTTACCCCTGTATACTTTTGTTGTGGCTCTACAAGTGAAACACATTACATGAGGGAGTAGCTAAAATTGATTTTATAGtatccaaaaacataaaaaacagTTTAGGTGACCGGAAGGGGATACTACATTCTCTCATGCTGCGTTTGGATTCAAAAATTTGAcgaataatttaaaattctctcAAATCCCTGTAGTTGTTTAGATTATTTAGGAGGTATTTGAATTTATAAGTCATCAATTattctaatattatatatatatatattgataatTGGTGAATTACAAAGTCAAATGCTTCTTTATCAATCCAAATAACTAAAGTGGTTTGGATGAATTTTAAATCTTTCGTTAAATTCGCCAATCCAAATGAAGCCATAAAGTTTTTTCACGACTCTATTGCATTGAAAACAACTTTGCAAGTGATCTAACaaacaataaacaaaaaattgtgcaaataatAAATTTATTCTAGTAGTTTCAAAGAAATTGGATGGCAAGAATTACTTCAATACTTGTAAAATGATTCAAACTCGACAGAATTcaaaaattcaattcaaaatgCCTTTGATCTATCGATGCTGAGTATGTTAGAGGCGAACTGCCAATttataatttgaaaaatatacataaataccTAGGTTGAAGATTCAAAACATTTTCATCTTAATTTAACATAATAAATAGTGATGCATTTCCTCCTAATTGTGGTATGCTGATGACAAAATTAAAGTAACCAAACTTGGAAAACTTACATAAGCAAAGTTTAGCTAGCGCCAAATGCAGCAAAATGTTTGAAACGATGAGGAAGTATGATTATGTAGTCACTAATTAAAAAGGTTCATAATCTATGCTATCCCTGTCCATCTTGTAATCAATCTCAGACTTGAAATTCAGCTACCAAAACATGGTacaatgcaattctaaatgggACTAGTAAATTGAAGGAAACAAGGAAATCATCTAGCAAACGTACTAAATATGCAATAAAATCATTTGATGCTAATATCACTCAATCCACCAAACCATCCAGGCTCCACATCTGCTCGAAAGTTGACTCTAGAGGGTGGTTGTGAAGCAAGTAGAACCTCCTTAATGTTGTTTAGGATTCGTTTGTCATAGGGGTTTCCAGAGTTCACATACTTTTGGTGAAAATGCTCATAAGATGTCTGCACAAGGCATAATATAGAAATTGCATCATAATTTGTTTAAGCAGCTATTTAGACTGGCCTTCTATGTTTATGTGCCAAAGCAGAAATTTCCTCAAAGCTGTGCACTTTAAATAATTGTTGTACCAAAAATTCAGTACTGTTCTCAAAAGAATTTCCCGTTAATTAATATATTTGACATACATGAAATACAATCATGcaagaaaaatatgcatgaattcaACTTTGAGATCAACCGTGATGATACTAGTACTGTTGGCATAAATGAAAGTATAGAGGGCAAACCTGGTTTATAGCAATTAGATAAACATGATAACAAGAAAAGCCAGCAAGAAAACACATGGCTACAAAACTGAATAATGTCAATGCCACAGTCTCCGGGTCATTTCTTAGCAATCCAATCACCCCATTGCCGTCTCCGGGCAATTTGTGATGTAGTGATTTGCATGAAAAGATAAACATGAAGGCAAACAAGAGCAGTCCTGTCAATAGAAATGTTACATGAAGCCGATAATTCCTCtgcattttgaaagaaaaaaattagaaagttaTAGTTAGTAAACTAATTTTAATGCCAGAAGGACTTGCAGGCTTGTGATCATACATACCAGTCCCACACAATGCCCGATCCAGGTGCAATGGTGATCGAATTGTTGGATGCAATTGTTACAAGTTGCACAATGACAGGTTCTTGGTGGACGATAAATGTTACAATACTTCAACTTCACCTCTATCCCATTTATGACAACTACCCTTGATCTCCTTCTGCGTTTACAAGCATCAATTGTTCCTAGATCATTTCTAGGAATTATACCTGGATCAATGGTACTGACAAATACCCAGCTCACAAGAACCTGCATTGAGGGCAATATATAGTTACATAAGGGCATTCGGTTACGTTCACAACTTTCTCATACAAGTGTGTGTGTGAAATTTAGTTTAGAACTAACAATTGTTGTCAAAATTGAAGATGTTACGATGATGGCCGGATTCCTTATATCACTTGCAACATGAACCGCAAATGTCCAACTTGATAGACTAATAGCAATGGCAGTTAAAATCAGCCCTTTTGGATCCGGACCACAAATCAGTCTCCCCTTGAAAAAGAATACCTATATTCAGAATAAGACGTCCAACATCAAatcctcctcctttttttttttgcgtaaGCATCAAATCCTCCATTTCTTCTTTGATTTAAACCAATAAACTAAAAGCTTTATCAGGATTCAGCATAGTACAATGATAAGAAATAGCTTTGGAACGTAAAGCAAGAGCAAATGGAGGATTACATTGTTTCCAGGCCAAAAATGGTAAACTCTTGCTTGTTCAATTTCGTGGCCACCTCGACAAAATCGAAAAGATTTTTCTTGAACCACCCTTGATAGGGTGCATTTTAGTGGGTATTTTGGGCATTATTGCACAACTAATTGACTAAATACTTTCATTAATTGGGTGGATTCTACTGATATTTTGTTTTGATGCTAATTGCAGGAAAGGACGCTGAAAAGTACTTAAAATCAAAACTTAGAAGATTTGTCGCTGTGGGGTCCGCTTGAGAAGCTGAAGAAACCTAATTgtaatagattttattttaatatatttctaGGGAGTCTGgctgcaattttggacaagtaACAATTCCCGGCTATTGGGGATACTATTTATCTCTCGCGCGGCTTAGGTTAGAGGGGGAgttctttttctctttgttttgtttttttcctgGGCTCTGGAAGGAGACTAGACAGCCGCAGCTTTGTAGAGGGAGCAGGAGACATTAGCACCTTTTGTTGACTTTGGGGATTCTATGAAGTATTCATTGTTctttgaccaaattgagaagTGAAAAACAATTACAATCTTCCAATCTCTCGTGTGTTTTCTTGCGTGAGAGAAGAGAGAAGTTAAAGAGAGCCGCAATCGTGGACTTTGGTCATTGCTTTTCATTCTGGCTTTGACCGGAGGAAATTGAAGCAATCGTAATCCATTGtcgttcttttctctcttcGGTTGACCGAAGTGAACGAAGGTCAAGTCTTCCGTTTGCCTAGATTAAAGAATTGACGGCTTCCTCCAGCTTTGCCGCATGGCCTGTACTCTAATTATGAGGAGCTAATTCtccaattctagtcaaggggataactgacgatttggttcagaaattactgtgagatcgaatttattttaactatttcctccatttattaatatttatatatttcctgTTTCTAAGTGTTATAGCCTTATGTGTGATTGATTAGTGCACAATAATTAATtgttcatataggctattttgctatatAGGGgtgattgaatccgtaattgttcgttactTCTATTCCAGTAGCAACTGGCAcaattggatttgtgtcaggggaatatttGATATGGCTTGAAtgaaccctcgtagcgtgtttgttagtcaggattgggcctttctaattactaatgcaatctagaaattaaatcctacggtcgtacctagggttgtttttgggttagaaaaatagctaacggtcgtaccttagctatcgataaattaaggaagggttggttgtttagcgcgtgcgagacaactataaccaatctattaataagtgttggaattatttttgcatcaatgatcagtgcatgaaccatttctgaagtatacccttggctagagtttctcttagttatttcttttaattaattactttctgcatttaatttgttCAGTTGGCTTTTGATACCAGAACCCCCCCCAttaatcttgatttgaaaagaaacaaatatctctccagtccctgaggagacgaccctgcttaccactgtctactagttagggaGTTCAGTTaaacaattaattcaggtatatcggattaagcaaactcttcgggaacagggtgaatcaagtaacccattgcacacctagagtccctgctccagtactcgaattgattactgactgtttcaggtggtagttaggatttatttattattattgcacaggttcggcacctgtcaatttttggcgccgttgccggggactggcgtttgaattatttgcttctttttaaattcagttttattttgttttattttatttttcctttttcttggtatctttgctagtttatgccccgTTCTTCTCGCACAGGTGACTTGGTATACGATCCTGAGGTCGAGAAGGCAGCGCGTAGGCGAAGGCAAGAGACCAAGAGACAAAAAGAAGGGCATTTACTTTCTGCAAACGAGCCAGTAGAAAACGAATTTAGCATGGCCAACACCCAGACATTAAGGGAGCTGGCTACCCCAGACCTGACTCATCAGCCCTTGTGCATCACGTTCCCAACTCTGGCTGAAAATACTTCTTTCGAGCTGAAATCGGGGTTGATTCAGCTCCTGCCTTCTTTCCATGGTCTTTCTGGTGAAGAACCCCACAAACATGTCAAGGAATTCGAAGTAGTTTGCTCTAGCATGAAACCTCCTGGGGTCACTGAGGAGCAAATAAGACTGAGAGCCTTCCCCTTCTCTCTCAAGGATGCAGCGAAGGATTGGCTATACTACCTACCTGcaggtagtatcaccacgtgggcacaattgaagaagaaattccTGGAGAAATTTTTCCCCGCATCCCGGGCTGCAAGTTTGAGGAAGGAGATTTGCAGCATCAAGCAGTACTCCGGGGAGTCATTGTACGATTTTTGGGAAAGGTTCAACAAGTTGTGCGCTAGATGCCCACAGCATCAGATTAGTGAACAACTGTTGATCCAGTACTTCTATGAGGGACTCCAGTCAACTGACAGGAGTATTATTGACGCTGCAAGTGGAGGAGCCCTGGCGAACAAGACACCGAGGGAAGCATGGGACCTTATTGAAGCCATGGCAGAAAACTCTCAGCAGTTCGGCTCCCGTGAGAGCAATCCTACCCGTAGAGTCAATGAGGCAGAGACGTCATCCATCCAGCAGCAACTGTCAGAGTTGACGTCTGCTGTCAGGCAATTGGCCATGAGAGACACACCGCGAGCGAAGGTGTGTGGAATCTGTACTAGCATGGACCACTGCACGGATTCGTGCCCCATTCTGCAAGAGGACGGGGCGGAACAGGTAAATATGGCAGGAGGCGTGCCCGCGCCCCGCAGGCAGTATGACCCGTATTCCAACACATACAACCCCGGTTGGAGAGACCATCCCAATTTCAGCTATGGGAATCGACCGCAAAATTCACTCTCAAATCGTCCACCAGGGTTTCAGCAACCATGGCAACCGAAACCCCAACTTTCATCCTCCAACACAGGGAGTTCTTTGGAGGATATCGTCAAAAGTCTGGCTACTACTACCTCCCAGATCCAACAAGAGACTAGACAGTTCCAGCAGGAGACCAGATCAGGCATGAAAGATATGGATGCTCGAATAAGCCAATTGGCAACTGCCATCAATCGCCTGGAGTCCCACGCTCATGGAAAATTGCCATCTCAACCCGAGATAAATCCCAGGAATGTAAGTGCCATGACACTGAGGAGTGGCAAGGAACTGGAAGGGCCTAAAGTGGAAAGttcaaaaagcaaaagtgaggAGGAGATAGAAAAGGAAATCGAAGAGGAAGGGCGTATTCGCAAGGATCCTAAGGTAACCTTCACTTCTCCGCCCACTATTAAATCTAACTTACCTCCTTTTCCTTGCAGGCTGGAGAAGACAATAAAGgtagaaagggaaaaagaaatccTGGATGTGTTCCGCAAAGTTCAAGTAAACATCCCCCTATTGGACGTGATCAAGCAGGTACCCAAATACGCAAAGTTCTTAAAAGACTTGTGCgttaacaaaagaaaactaAGGGGTGATGAGAGAGTGatggtaggagagaatgtatcaGCTGTACTTCAAAGGAAACTTCCACCCAAATGCGGggatccaggtatgtttactattccCTGTAAAATTGGACATTCTAGTATCAAAAATGCCATGATAGATTTAGGAGCTTCTATTAATGTGATGCCTAAGTCAATCTATGATTCTCTAAATTTAGGATCATTAAAAGAAACGgggataataattcaattggctGATCGTACATGTGCTTATCCGGATGGGATAATTGAGGATGTTTTAGTGCAAgtagatggattaatttttcctgctgatttttatgtgctttacatggatgatagaagtgccccaaatccatcacccattatattaggaagaccatttttgagtactgcccagactaaaattgatgttagtaagggtactctcacgatggaatttgatggagaaatagtCCACTTTAATATCTTTGATACAATGAAACATCCTGTTAACTCTCAGTCTGTGTTTGCTATCTATGCCACTAATCCCTC
The DNA window shown above is from Coffea arabica cultivar ET-39 chromosome 5e, Coffea Arabica ET-39 HiFi, whole genome shotgun sequence and carries:
- the LOC113743721 gene encoding putative late blight resistance protein homolog R1A-4; the protein is MFYEGLDSLRNILKEKPKEFDEKVRDPTRVVKCYGGDFISPLSLNAIKDAIQAKDMDIVCSELFEIIKLIDAVITEKCPESSSFNFPKTNGLGFVDSLLEKMMDVTSSEAGSIALIDHPIQKVQEELVCLRSLLRKIVGLQNEDEEVQSIWNRIVGVAYRIEFLIDSLITGNIIDSSSMSIHSILEEMNIIKAAALKICDSERLGGKVKEVTKRFDHMPQEGSKPIVNDVVVGFEDETASIINGLRHGSCQVKIVSVVGMPGQGKTTLARKVYNSSSVTSYFHKRAWCTVSQVYHKRNLLFEILTCIESKLPEDVFKMGEEDLALEVKRHLLKNRYLIVLDDVWDIDAWNGLEASFPDARNGSRVILTSRLRGVAPQDKLDHEPYSLRQLTPNETWDLLKLKLYPGQDLAPPELREIRQVVMEMCQGLPLTVVILAGILSRMDRYGWKEAVEGLSSRNVSSTEQCTATLELSYKHLPDTLKACFLYFGAFPEDREHNTKRLISLWVAEGFVQKTHPKRSEDVGNDYLMELISRSLVIVSKPRSIDGVKACRIHDLLYEFCVTKAKEEKLLQQVRRYDDLSAFTVPCYPRRLCIIDSKLEHFDNLRLFSPAIRSLLLFSHNEDSISFDLRFIFHIIKLVRVLDLSQTGLDPFPREVELLVHCATWRF